Below is a genomic region from Telmatobacter sp. DSM 110680.
AACCGTTCCGAAAAGATAGACCGTAGCGTGGGGACCTTTGACAACCCAGATGGCGGGTTCGGCGTGTGCGGACAGTGCAGGCGCGATGATCGATGCGAGAAGTAAGACAAGTGAGACGAGTCTCGTGGCGCGAGGCATGGGAGCTCCTGATCCTGTGAGTATATCCGGAAGGGAGCGATTCTCAGCACAGCGTCGGAACAGAGATTTTCTAAGCATTGATCCCAGCGCGCCGCTGTCTGGTGTGAGCGGCGCACTGGGCACGAGCTGATATCCAAGTCGATTAGTGCTCGATCGATATTGGAAGTTTCAGTCTCAGTGTCAGGCTTGCTCCATCTCCATCTGATGCATGATCGTGATTGGGTTTTTTTTCATCATGATCTTTATGGTGATGCTCTTCCTCGCCAACGTGCACATCAACGGACTCTGAGGAGATTCCGTTGGCGATTACCGCCAATTCATAGTGTCCATGGGGGAGATGCGCGGGCACAACAAAATGGGTGTGATGGACTGCATGGCCGGTGGCAACTGCCATTGTCGAGTGATTGAAGGTGCGGCAGAACGCGACACCCACGCCAGCGGGACCCAACAGTCTGACGAGCGGGTAGTTGGTTGCCATCTGCGCGTCGTCGCCATAGGCGTTTGCCTGCGATAGACCATTTAATTGCATGCCGTGCAGACGGAACGTTCCACCCGGATGCAGGTGTCGCGGCACCTCGGTGATGCGGGGACGCCATGCAGGGTGCGGTCCGCCTGAAGGCGTGTATATCTCGATGGTGCCGGTACAGTTTGAATACAGTACGTCGCCGCTAGGCAGCAACAGCAGGCGAGCATTGTAAGTAGGTTGGCCGGCGGCGCTTGCAGGATCCGCCTGAGGATGCAGATGCGCACCATCAAATTCGAAGAAATGTGTGGGCGGTCCTGACCATCCTGCTTTGTACGGACCGACAGCGCAAAGCACCGAGCCATTGGGCAGAAGGCATGCAGGCGCATCGAAGGCGCGCATCAACTTGCCTCCGGAGACGGGGAAATCAGGGCCGGGAATCCAAGTGCCCGGTTGCGTGGGATTGATCGGAGGCAGATACACCGCGGTATGTCCCGTAGCTCCTGCGCAAAACACGCGGCCATCAGGCATCAGCACTGCCGGACCAACCTCGATGGAAACACCCGGTTCGTTCAATACCAGGTCGTGGCCGGGAGGTGTGGAACCCGCGTGAATCCACTGGTTATTCGCAATCAGATACTTCTCAGCGTGGGGGTGATTGTTGACTTCTGCCACGATGATCGTGCCATCGGGCAGGAGCGTCCAGCTTTCTTCCGAACTTGTATCGTGCTTATGCGCGCCGGGAGTCCAGGTTCGCGAAATGGGATCGAAGATTGCGGTCTCCACGGTGTTAATGTTTCCCATCAAAACCTTGCCATCAGGCAGCACGCAGGTCGGAGCGTCGCCGATGTTGGTCCAACCCGTTGGCACGGGAACACTCGACCAGGAATCGGCCACCGGGTCGTAGATTGAGCATGCCAGAACATCAACGCCCGCCGCGCCGCTCACGTTATACTCGCCGCCGGCTACAAATACGCGGCCATCACGAAGCACTGCGGAAGCGAAATACAGCGGTGCATCCACCGGTCCGTTTTGCGCCAAAGGCGCGTTTGAGGGCATCGGCGTCAGCTTGTGCCAGGTGCCGTTCGCATAATTCATGTAGGCGTCCGGCACCAGTCGATACCAGTTGGGGGTGATTGACCCACCCGCATCTTCATACTCATGACACATCACACTGCCATCGGTCAGCAGCAACATCGTGTCAACAGAAACCGGAGGCTGATGTCCGAGGGGATTCCATGTTCCAGCCATTGCGTTCCTCCTTCTGCGTCTCACGTACGAAACCGCTGCGTGGAAGCCTTTCGGGAGCACAACTCTTGATGTGCTTTTACACCGAATTCCTGCGGCTTATAGAGCGCGGCGGGTTCGTCTATATAGTGACTTCGGGAGGGCGATCGTTTCTGGTCGGGCTCAAATGCGACACAAGTCCTGAAAGTAATTCTTCATATCCTGCGGCACTATAGCGCCGCTGGTTCGCGGGATGTCATGCCTCCTGATAGTTCATGTTGTTGAGATCTTCGATGAGGCTGGGCTGTGATGTCGGGTGCCATCCAAGCTGCTTCTGTGTCTGCGCGCTTGAAGCGGGTAGGTCGCCCCCCACAAACATTCCGAGCCAGCCAAAATGCGCGGCTGCCTCCTCCGGAGACATCGAGACAACCGGCACCTTCAGGCCACGGGCAATTGCCTCTGCGATATCCCGCAGTTTCACACCCTCCTCTGTCACCGCGTGATAACGAGCTCCAGCAGTTCCCTTTTCCAGTGCCAGCCGATAAACAGGTGCGGCCTGCAGCACATGCGCGGCAGGCCAGCGGTTGAGTCCCTCGCCGACGTAGGCGGATACGCCTTTTTCGCGCGCTATTGCAATGAGATAGCTGACCAGACCCTGCTTGACGCAATCGTGAACCTGCGGAAGACGAACCACTGAAGCTCGAACCCCCTGCGAACTGAGCGCATCGGTTGCCTCCTCCGAAGCTACGCGGGGAATTTGAGAGCTTGGCCGGTCTTGTTCCGTGGCAGTACGTCCAGGGGCAGCGATCGCGGTTCCGGAAGTGATAATCAACGGCCGGTTCGATCCGGCAAGCGCGGAGCCCATCACACCTATGGCACGCCTGTCGATCTCGCAGATTTCCGCGAACTTCGAAAAGTCGTGGATGAATGCCAGGTGAATCACTCCATCCGCCGCAGACGCTCCACTGCGTAAGCTGTCCAGATCCTCAAGATCGCCACGATGTACCTCAGCGCCAGCCGCGAGAAGAGACTTGGCGCCCGCATCGCTGCGAGCCATGCCGAGCACCTTGTGCCCAGCATGGATAAGTTCGGGAACAAGAGCAGAACCGATAAACCCTGTAGCACCGGTTACAAAAACGCGCATTCGATTTCTCCTTTAGGTCGCCATGACCGCGTCTGCAGTCCGGCTATTATCAAGATGGAGATCGAGGCAATACGATCTACGCTGATAGTCCGAATTATTGGCTCAATCGTCCGGAGGCTGCCGTAAGGCTCACATGGACCCGCTCTCAGATGTATTGTCGCTGCTGAAACCGCGCAGTTACATGTCGGGAGGCTTCCGTGTGAACGGCAATCTCGCCGTCAGATTTCCGAAGCATCAAGGCATCAAATGCTACGCCGTGGTCTCCGGAGAGTGCTGGCTTTCAATGGATGGAGTTCCCGGTCCAGTGCACCTCTCCGCGGGAGACTGTTTCCTTTTGCCGCGGGGATTGCCTTTTACACTCGCCACGGATCTGTCGCTTACGCCTATCGACTTCCACACAATTCTCGAACAATTGCGGAACGGCGAAGTGGTCGCCTCCAATCCAGACAGGGAGAGCTACATCGTCGGAGGGCACTTCCTCCTGACAGGAAGCCACGCCGATATTTTTCTCGGATCTCTTCCGCCCATCGTGCATATTCAGAAGGAATCAGATAAAGCAGCGATGCGCTGGTCGCTCGAAAGGATGAAAGAGGAGCTCCGCGATCCGCAGCCGGGTGGATCGCTTGTAGCCCAGCAGCTCGCTTACATGATGATCGTCCAGGCACTTCGTCTGCACCTGGCCGACGAAGCGAGAGGCAGCGTTGGTTGGCTCTTTGCCCTCGTTGATCCCCAATTGAGCCAGGCAATCACTTGCATCCACGAGGATCCAGCGCATCGCTGGACCATACAGGAACTCGCAGAACGTGTCGGGATGTCGCGCTCGATATTTGCGTTGCGATTCAAAGAGAAGGCCGGAGCGACACCGATGGAGTATCTGACGCGCTGGCGGATGCTGCTGGCCGGCGATAGGCTGAACACGTCTGATGATTCAATCTCAGCGATCGCGCTGTCGCTTGGCTACGAATCCGAAAGCGCCTTCGGCAAAGCGTTCAAAAGAATCATGGGCTGCTCGCCACGACAATACAGCCGGAGACCAAAGGCGCCTGCAACTGATGGCAAAGCACAATCAGGCCCCGAGCGGACCGAAGCAATCGCAAGTTGAACTTAGGCAGAGATCAGGAATGTGCCATCGCGCATGATCTGCTCTTCTCCATCGCCAAACTCGAGCCAGATGTTGCAGCCCAGTCCAACCACATCGATGTGAGTGCCGGAGCGCCAAGGTGCTCCTGTGTGTTCGCCGTATGGATTGCCGAAGGCGATGTGAATTCCGGGAAACTTTTCGTCCTGCAGAATATTGCCAATGACGCGCGATACGCCAATGTTGGTCCCGATCGCAAATTCACCCACGCGGTCGGAATTCTCATCGGTGTGAGTGTACGCCCAGAAATCCTGCTCGAGTTTCTTGTTCGAACTGGTGCAGGAGACGATGCGGTTGTTCGCGATCTGGATGGTCAGCGGCGCGGCCTCAAGCAAGCCGTAGCGTGCGCACAGCCAGTCGCCCACAACGCCATCTACAACGAACGTGCCGTTGACCTCACCGGGAGAGGTGAAGCATTCGCCACCGGGTAGATTGCCCCATTTTTCCTGTGAGATGATGCCGGAAGTCTTGAACCATTTGTACTCCGGATTCATGTCCGCGACGATGCTGGTGCCTGCAGGAGTAGTGGCGCGAATGCGGCGGGCGCGACGCACACGATCGAGAACCTGCTGCGAGAGACGATCGACCTTGTCGTAGTCCGCACGCATGCCGTCGCACATGATTTGCGGCGTGATGTTGACCATGTGTGCATGGCGCATTCGCCGGCGGTTCACAACGTCGGTCATCTGCATTCGTGAATGCAGTTCATTGGGCTGAACCTGAACAGCAAAGATCGAAACTTGTGACGTCTCCATGTCTTCGAGAACGGCGGCCGGCATGTCCGCGAGCGGGCGCTGCGCAAGATCTTCGAGGATGAAAGCGTTGAAGGGACATCCGCGTTCTGCGAGTTGGGCCGCGATTGAAGCCGCGATTGGCTGCGTTACGCGATCGGCGATAAGAGTGACCTTCTCGTCAGGCTGAATGCGGAGGCAGGTGAAGACGGCGGAGCGGGCGCCCGGAACGAATTCTGCAGGGTAAGTTTGCGAAAGTAGATGCGCGGCGGTGGTGGTGAGGCTTGCGATGATCGTGCTCCGTCGGGATAGGAATGGGCGCGGGCGCGTAGGCGCAGTGGCCGCGTGTGTATAGGTTATCGGAAAAGTGACGCGATGGGAACGCAGGATGAGCTTGTTGTTTTTAGTCGAATCCCAGTTGCCCGTAACGGCTGATGCAACCGCTTGCAATGCAAGGACATCTCTCCAGTACAGACGCGACAAAGGCTGCGGAAGGCAGGCGGCGTTTCTGAGCGAAAGACGTGGAAGATGGAACCCCTTTTAACCGAAGAGATGAGCGCAGGCCTGGATGAGCCCAAAAGCGGCGCAATTGACGGGTCTGGTGGAGCCCGGGCACGGCGGCAGCGGGACCCCATTGTGCGGCTGCGCGGGGGGCGCGAGCACAATCTGAAGAATGTCGATGTAGACATTCCACGCGATCAGCTCGTGGTGTTCACCGGAGTGTCGGGATCGGGAAAATCGTCGCTGGCGTTTGGAACCTTGTATGCCGAGGCGCAGCGCCGATATCTCGACAGTGTTTCTCCTTATGCGCGCAGGCTGTTTCATCAGCTGAGCACTCCGGATATCGACTCGATCGAAGGATTGCCGCCGGCAGTGGCGCTGCAGCAGCAGAGAGGCTCGCCAACGACGCGTTCCTCTGTCGGCAGTGTTACAACGCTGTCGAATCTGATTCGCATGATGTATTCACGCGCGGGCGATTACCTTCCCGGACGGCCCATGCTCTATGCGGAGTCCTTCTCCGCCAATCGAGCAGAGGGAGCCTGTCCGGTGTGCCATGGCCTCGGACATATCTACGAAGTCTCCGAAGAGTCCATGGTGTTGGATAAGTCGCTCACGATTCGCAATCGCGCGGTGAGTGCGTGGCCAACGGCGTGGCAGGGACAAAACCTTCGCGACATCCTAGTAACGCTCGGCTACGACGTCGACAAGCCGTGGCGCGAACTGCCAAAAAAAGATCGCGATTGGATCCTGTTTACCGATGAGCAGCCGACAGTACCGGTATACGCAGGCTTCACACCGGCGGAGACTCGGCGAGCGTTACGGCAAAAAATGGAACCGAGCTACATGGGCACGTTCACCGGCGCGAAGCGATACGTGCTGAACACGTTTGCGAACAGCCAGAGCGCCATGATGAAGAATCGCGTATCGCGTTATATGCTGAGCAAGCCGTGCTCCTCGTGCCATGGCAAACGGCTGCGCGCAGATGCGCTCGACGTGACGATCGGTGGATTTGACATTGCGGATATGGCCGCCATGCCGATGAAGCGCATGAATGGCCTGTTTCGCGGATTTCTCACCCCCTCCCGCGGTAAGAATCGCA
It encodes:
- a CDS encoding SDR family oxidoreductase, producing MRVFVTGATGFIGSALVPELIHAGHKVLGMARSDAGAKSLLAAGAEVHRGDLEDLDSLRSGASAADGVIHLAFIHDFSKFAEICEIDRRAIGVMGSALAGSNRPLIITSGTAIAAPGRTATEQDRPSSQIPRVASEEATDALSSQGVRASVVRLPQVHDCVKQGLVSYLIAIAREKGVSAYVGEGLNRWPAAHVLQAAPVYRLALEKGTAGARYHAVTEEGVKLRDIAEAIARGLKVPVVSMSPEEAAAHFGWLGMFVGGDLPASSAQTQKQLGWHPTSQPSLIEDLNNMNYQEA
- a CDS encoding AraC family transcriptional regulator — encoded protein: MDPLSDVLSLLKPRSYMSGGFRVNGNLAVRFPKHQGIKCYAVVSGECWLSMDGVPGPVHLSAGDCFLLPRGLPFTLATDLSLTPIDFHTILEQLRNGEVVASNPDRESYIVGGHFLLTGSHADIFLGSLPPIVHIQKESDKAAMRWSLERMKEELRDPQPGGSLVAQQLAYMMIVQALRLHLADEARGSVGWLFALVDPQLSQAITCIHEDPAHRWTIQELAERVGMSRSIFALRFKEKAGATPMEYLTRWRMLLAGDRLNTSDDSISAIALSLGYESESAFGKAFKRIMGCSPRQYSRRPKAPATDGKAQSGPERTEAIAS
- a CDS encoding aminopeptidase, which translates into the protein MASLTTTAAHLLSQTYPAEFVPGARSAVFTCLRIQPDEKVTLIADRVTQPIAASIAAQLAERGCPFNAFILEDLAQRPLADMPAAVLEDMETSQVSIFAVQVQPNELHSRMQMTDVVNRRRMRHAHMVNITPQIMCDGMRADYDKVDRLSQQVLDRVRRARRIRATTPAGTSIVADMNPEYKWFKTSGIISQEKWGNLPGGECFTSPGEVNGTFVVDGVVGDWLCARYGLLEAAPLTIQIANNRIVSCTSSNKKLEQDFWAYTHTDENSDRVGEFAIGTNIGVSRVIGNILQDEKFPGIHIAFGNPYGEHTGAPWRSGTHIDVVGLGCNIWLEFGDGEEQIMRDGTFLISA